The Pyrus communis chromosome 12, drPyrComm1.1, whole genome shotgun sequence genomic sequence GTGAGATTTTGCGGGCGAGGTTTGTGTTTGCTGCTTTCATAACTGATGGGAGGATTTCCGTCAATTTTTCCACGAGGAGAAAAGTGAATATTAGGGCAGAAATATAAACGCTGTTTACTTGGGtgacaaggaattgggcaaaaccCTAAATGGTTGCTTATCCAATTCAAATCTATATTGATTAGataaatgattttatttacTTGGGTgccaaggaattgggcaaaaccCTAAATGGTTGCTTATCCAATTCAAATCTATATTGATTAGATAAATGATACTATaacttaaaaaattgaaaataattaacCCACATGGCACATGTCAATCTCTTAATATTGAGAAAAATTTGTGCAGGACTTGGCTTGCCACTGGATCATGCTGAGTGACACTACCACACCATTCATAACTTGTCATGCGTTAAGCATATTGTTGCAttagtataattttttattttcaatttaaatcataactaataaaattaataaaaaaaaaactttttaaaaACACCCGACTTTGAGGGAGTGTAATTCCTGGTTGAAAGGTTCATTAAACCATCTTAAAGGTTCATTAGGTTTCTCACTAACctcattatttatatatatattatcggATAATTATCAGGTGAAGTACTCAATTATCAAAGCCACCTTCCTTCACCGGTTGTTTGTAATTCCCAGTTTTCAAATATTATGACTATTGATgtgaaattgaataaattaaaagcaaTCATAAtcatgagagagaaagatgatAGATTGGGGAATCAGGGAAGAGGGAGGCTGAGTAGTAagaggggggaggggggtggTGGTTTTGCTGCAGATGGAGGAAGGTTGAACTGGGGTTGGGTCAGTTGGTGGTGGTTTTGGAGAGGAAGGTTGAACTGGGGTTGGGTCCGTTGGGGGTGGTTTTGCAGATGGAGGAAGGTTAAACTGGGGTTGTGAGTTTTATtttaaccattttttttaaacaatcgatattatctaaAAAGATCataatagactagcaataatatgatttaaattcacCGTTGATAAGCATCGAATCTAAAACATCTCaattacaagtaaagaaaagtagcactagatcgtagtactaaattacttatcttaataattttagtttcttgaagaaataatttttttttttttccaatttaagCCGCACATAAATTTTTCCCACTTATTATCGTGGCAATGCTCACCACCTAAGAACCAATTCGAATTCCGGATAAGGAATCGATTTCGTCCGATATTTTTATTGATCCACGTGCACCGATCAAATTAACATTACACAACTACCCAGATCACAATTAATTATAATGACGATTTGtgttaattataattaacaAGATTTTCTTTTGCAAGATTTAGGAGTTTGTTATTGTTTGGATTTAATTACTTCAATCACTCTTCTCTATATCTTCTAGTTCATTGTAAAATATAAGATCGTCAATTGTAGGCTACttgtaaaaatataaatatagtcatataaaaaaattaaaaatagaaaaacagtAAACATCTTGAGTTTCCTTCCTCTCCTCATCTACACCAAATTTTGCCAATAAAACAAAATCttataaaaaaagtaaagaGAAATGTGAAATTATTTATCGGGTTGTGCTCtccacatttatttttttttctcacacatttaaatgtgaaatttaatgaattaaagaagattaattaaaaaaataacgtGTGAGTGGTtaaaaaaatgtacaaattctatttatatttaaaaaaccagagaaattaaaaacaattaaaaaataaaaaaatttgaatcatCAGATGCTGATGTAttcatttatcgtatatcgtaaaATCTACTTTGAGTAactgtttatgtttaattttaaataaaaaaaatttaaaaagatccCGCGGCGAGGGTCCTCTCTCGATAATCACAACCATCCATGGCGTGTCGCCGATTATTCGTTTCTGAAATTCGAGCGTCTTGGCCGGCACAGATTCTCAGAAACCCCAACAACCTCTGCATCCGCCAGACCTCCTAGATTTTCTGCCTCCTTCTCCTCTGGTCTCCCAAAAGTCTTCCACTCTTCCCACTCCCCTACCACCCATGGCGGCGAACCCAGAAAATGACGAAAGGACCCTCCACGACGAACTCTCCCTCCCGGTCCTCCTCGCCGATCGCGTCATCAAATCGGCCCAGGAAGCCGAGTCCTCCAAACTCGACTGCGCCGACCTTGCCAAGCAGGTCGACCGCCTCTCCCAAATGCTCCGATCCGCCGTCCGAATCGCCGCCGCCACTCAGTCTCTCTACGATCGCCCCGTCCGCCGAATCGTCGCCGACGTGGCGAAGAACCTTGACCGGGCGCTGACCCTCGTACGGAAATGCAAGCACAGTGGGGTCCTCCGGCAAGTCTTCTCCATCACCACTACTGCTGATTTCAGAAAAGTGTCCAACCTTCTGGAGTCTTCGATTGGAGACATGAAGTGGCTTCTCTCGGTGTTTGAGTCTGACGGCGCCAACCTCTCCCTGCCGCCGATCGCCAGCAACGACCCGATACTCAGCTGGGTCTGGTCATACATCGCGACCATTCAAATGGGTCAACTCAGGGACCGAGTCGACGCGGCTAACTCGCTTGTTTCACTCGCTCGGGACAACGACCGGAACAAGAAGATAATCGTCGACGAAGGTGGCGTGACGCCGCTGCTAAAGCTTCTGAAAGAAGGGTCTTCTCCGGACGCTCAAATCGCCGCCGCCAGTGCTCTGTTTCACATCGCCACTGATCAAGAAAGGGTCCGAATTATAATCGATTTGTTGGGAATTAACGTTGTTGTCTCGGTTTTGGGCGATTCCCCGATGAGGGTTCAGGTGTGCGTGGTGAGATTGGTGTCGGAAATGGCGGAGCTTGACCCGGTGGCGCAGGAGGAGTTAGGCAGAGGAAATGTGATTAGGCCTTTGGTGTCTCTGCTGGCAATGGACACGGTTCTGGATGATCCGAAGGTGCAATCGTGTAAGCCTAGCATTCATAATCTTGTTCAGATTAATAAGCAGTTAGCTGTAAATGGTTTGAATCCGAATAGCCGTTTGTCTTCCTTTTCGAATCATTATCATTCGGATGGTAGTAGTAGAGGTGGCGGGCATCATcgaaaagagagggagagagaggcgGAGTCCAATCCCGAGGTGAAGCTTGAGCTGAAAGCCGGTTGTGCCAAGGCATTGTGGAAATTGTGTAAAGGGTGTTTGTCGAATAGTCGAAAAGTTACAGAGACGAAAGGGTTGATTTGTTTGGCAAAGATTATTGAGAAGGAAGCAGGGGAGTTGCAGCTGAATTGCTTGATGACTGTGATGGAAATAGCCGTGGTGGCGGAGTCCAATCCTGACCTTAGAAGAGCGGCTTTTAAGCTTAATTCTCCAGCTGCAAATGCAATTTTGGATCAGCTTTTGAGAGTGATTCAGGAAGAGGCTAATCAGGAATTGCAAATTCCTGCCATTAAAGCAATTGGGTCATTGGCAAGAACTTTCCCTGCTAGGGAGACCCGGATAGTTGGTCCTCTGGTTGTCCGGCTTGGCAGTGCGGATGTCGATGTGGCAATTGAGGCTGCCATTGCATTAGGGAAGTTTGTGTGTACGGAGAATTTCAATTGCGTGGAGCATTCCAAGACGATTATTGAATTTGATGGGGTTCCTTCTCTGATGAGATTATTACGGACAACTGATCAAACTAGTGAACGGGGTCATGTCAATTGTTTAGTACTACTATGCTATCTAGCATCGCATGTTGGCAATAGCAAGGCTCTTGAACAAGCGCGGGCATTGAATACTCTTGAGGGGGGAGCTCGATATCTTGTAGCTCAATATCCCGATTTGAGGGATTTGTTAGCCAAAGCCATACACAATCTCACACTTTATCAGGCTGGAGCTCATCCCCACAGGCAAACCTTCATACCGTAAGCACTTGCAGTTTCAGTCATGTGTGTTTATCCTGTTTTTGTAACATAGAGAGGCAAATTGATTTATCACCACCATAACAAATCCAAAGTTGAATGGTGCACGaaatatttatttgtaattttgtatcaTAGATGTATGATCACCCTACTGTGTCTGCTGTTGTTTTTTACAAGATGAGTGGATGTTTGGGCATGTATCAGCAATCTGTTGCACATAATTTGAAGGTATCTTATTGTTTCGATGAAGCATCAAACTTTTGTTTCTCCCCGTCTACTAAATGTGCCTATGCAATGTTCATTCCTTTTGTCGATATAAATAGTTGTATGGGACGTGCATAGGCGTAATCCTGGTTATATATTGGTTTGGCATCGACGAAAATGGAATGATGTGTTTCGAGTACTTGTTATTTTGGATCGTAATCTGGAGCTTCTGAAAGCTTTCGATACATTTTAGATCTTCAAATGTACATAGAATTTCTCTGGAAGTCAAGAGGTAGGTACTCTTTTATGTTCTACTATGTTGTATATGTGCCGATGTTTTACTTATATTATAGTTGAACGCACTCGGTTTTTAGGCTGGCACATAGCATGATCCTCTTGCCTTACCTCCCTGAGCTCTTTAATTCTACGGTCACTCTCGTACGATGATGAGACGGCATGAaaccaactctgggcgggatcAGTAACAATTTTCTCGAGGGCAATAACATTCTTCAAGTACGTAACACGTTGAACGGCCAAAATACCCCTGTATTTCTACTAGATTGAGTTCTGATGTGGGTGTTTGGCAACCTTTTGTAGTTTCAGTTTTGCAGGGATGAAGAGAAATGCAGCTTCATCACCTCTCTGCAAGTAAAAGGGAACCCTTCATGAAAAAACGTAATTGGATAAAGACCCAAATGAAACCAGTAATTCCTAATCCAAGGGACCAAAGAGCTATATAAGGACCAATAGGTTATTAGATCCCTGGCCTCTCTGCACTTTTTTGGgcttttaatttatatattttttttgggtcgAATTTGTAGTTTTGTTATACAAAGAAAAATTGGTTATATAGAGCTCCCATGGCTTTTCTGGTGGATTGGTTATGATAGGTtgtgatcaattaaaataaacttaagtCTGGTGTTTATTGTGTCAAAATGTGAGATGGACTGCTGGGCATGACTGGACAAGATAGATTATGAATACACAATAGAGTGAGTTATCTAACCTATCCATATATATGGGTTACAACTCTTGCCTAACCAATTCCTGTCAATCCAATCCTATCTCTAAGACTCAATCTCATCCAGTTCACCAAATGAGTCCTTAATTCTTGACAGCAATTGATTAGAAATAACCAAATTATTCAAACTGAGAGGGAcatttttctaatttctaagCCACCTTAAGCATGTCATTAAGCAACTAATGACAATCATTAAGAATGTCATTAGTTGCTCCTCCATTCAAACCATGAAAGTGGAAACCAATAGAGACATTAAACCACCACTTTCTCTGGCTCTCAATTTTAGGTTAATTATCTTTGATGAGAAGCTAGTTATGAACATGATGAAGCTTTAGAATTAAGCAAGCAATAAGCACTTTATGttctaatttattaattagttgaatCTTAATCCTGACATAATTACTATTACTCATCCGCCAAACTGCAAATTGTGTAGTCTTTGTAATTACAGTCTCCAACCGTAGGGATATTTTGATATAGGCgcctcaattttgaattttctagatcAAATTTCctatatcaaaattttaaactttttttgtcataattttggtgatatatgcacattatattgtaacaaatttcctataatctagctgtgacatcccacatcgcccaggggagtgatccttaaatgtacattcccatccctacttagcacgaggccttttgggagctcactggcttcgggttccgtaggaactccgaagttaagcgagaagggggctagagcaatcccatgatgggtgacccactgggaagttgcttgtgagttcccaaaaacaaaaccgtgagggaatggtaagcctaaagcggacaatatcgtgctacggtggtggagcgggcccgggaagtgttccgccccgggccgggatgtgacaatttggtatcagagcctaaccctggtcgcgtgtgtgccgacgaggacgtcgggcccctaaggggggtggattgtgacatcccacatcgcctaggggagtgatccttaaatgtatattcccatccctacctagcacgaggccttttgggagctcactggcttcgggttccgtaggaacttcgaagttaagcgagaagggggcttgagcaatcccatgatgggtgacccactgggaagttgctcgtgagttcccaaaaacaaaaccgtgagggaatggtaagcccaaagcggacaatatcgtgctacggtagtggagtcgggcccgggaagtggtctaccccgggccgggatgtgacaatttggtatcagagcctaaccctggtcgcgtgtgtgccgacgaggacgtcgggcccctaaggggggtggattgtgacatcccacatcgcccaggggagtgatccttaaatgtacaTTCCCATCCTTAcataacacgaggccttttgggagctcactggcttcaggttccgtaggaactccgaagttaagcgagaaggaggctagagcaatcccatgatgggtgacccactgggaagttgcttgtgagttcccaaaaacaaaaccgtgagggaatggtaagcccaaagcggacaatatcgtgctacggtggtagagcgggcctgggaagtgatccgccccgagccgggatgtgacactagccttttgattacactctcctccgttagagataattgtaaaaaaaaaaaagttggttagattcaaaattattttcacaataatgctacaatttagcaataattatctacgatttaagatattttctttccagaatagtttaaaatatttttaaatcccccaaaatcaaacataccaaaataagtttttcttttagtacgtttaagagaaaataggattgagaataatataaacgtaccaatacacaatgtgtacaaaataaaacgtaccaaaataaaaataatgtaccaatattaataatatgtatcaaatcaaacgtaccaaaattgcaaataaatgtactaattaatgatttttgtaaattcaaacgtacccgcagataatatatacataatatattatacctaataataattcgtcAACAACTATACTTTGAAAAacagcaaatatatatatatatatatataatttcacaaaaaaattgaaaaaaattacacaGAGCTTTTTTtgttgatcaccaactatttgaaaaagaaaaaaccatttggaaaaagaaataatattaaatctttgcataacaaaaaaaaaccgtAATCGACGAAacatatttggaagaagagaaaatatagtttaattattaatatctccactaaataaggaaaagtTGTAACATTCCAattcgtccaggggagtggatcatgtaagccttgtatgtatattccaatctcTACCTATcacaaggccttttgagaggtcactggcttcgggttctatcggaactccgaagttaagcgagttcaagcgcgagcattcctaggatgggtgacccactaggatgttctcgtgtgagttcctagaaacaaaaccatgagggcgtggtcgatgcccaaagcggacaatatcgtgctacggaagagtcgagcccgggatgtggtggggggcctgggccaagatgtgacaatttggtatcaaagctaatccctggccggatgtgtgtcgacgaggacgttgggcccctaaggggggtggattgtaacatctcacatcgtccaggggagtggattttgtaagccttatatgtatattctcatctctacctaacacgaggtattttgggagctcactggtttcgggttctatcggaactccgaagttaagcgagttcgggcgagagcattcccaggatgggtgacccactgggaagttttcgtgtgagttcccataaacaaaaccgtgagggcgtggtcggggcccaaagcggacgatattgtgctacggtagagtcgagccccagatgtggtgggggcccaggctgggatgtgacaaaagtgcatcatgcagataaaataataaattcaaaaattatttaattttaaaaaatagagatGGCTATTGGTCAaaacactttaatcaaatttaaaaaaaacacagatGTTCAATCcaaatgatatagaaaaattATAAGGAATTCTAATTTTTCCATTAATATATATGGTTATACTAGGGTTTACGTACGTAATGTAACACATGTATAACCACAAGTTACAATATTAATAACGAACTCATgcattatatataatatgagtGAACTGGATATACCACGATTTCTATACAtccttccattttttatttttattttttgaacaaatacagCCGTCCATTATTAGACCATAAACTATTATAAAAATGCCTTGTTTAATTAATATGGAGCTTAATTATagggtagtgctatccacatactcttttttaactttcacatatcctttgttaattaatttttgttcattgattaTCTtgaattcattcgatctgacaATAAAAAAGTAAGTGGATGTGTGGAAAGTAAcaatgggtgtgtggataggagtaggattctcttcccttCCATCCCATCCTATTTAAACGGTTGCGATTACGCCACGTCTacatcttgttttgaattttttataggaaaaattagAATGCCCTACATCTTTTTtatagttgttagattaaacatttatcccttttaaagatttgattaaggtgctttgatcaattgccatctcaataattttctatttatttaattttcatgtcattaatttaaatgcatttatgtAGAGGCATAAGGTAGCTTAGCAACTAATTGCCTATaatataggaatttaatttcgtcaatccCCTTCTATGcattaaatgacatttttttaataaaataaaataaaattttaattaactaattcctcaTTACCTTATTCTCAgtgtttaaaaaaaagaaaaattctctttctattaaaaatgtctcaataaaaagtcttcaatacatatattttcacgtatagatatataaaaaatatacttaatacttatggtacatttgagaataaaagtatcgacttttggtacgtttagatttcaaatgttccgagaaaccaaatgtaccaaaaattcaaatgtaccataaaaccaaatgtacccattgttatATAccccttttggtacgtttagatttcaaatatacagagaaaccaaatgtaccaaaatttcaaatgtaccataaaaccaaatgtgcccattgtcaggtaacccttttggtacgtttaaattccaaatgtaccaaaataccaaataaacaaaaaatcacaaatgtaccacaaaaccaaatgtctctatcagataacccttttggtacatttacattccaaaCGTACCGacataaaaaatcaaatccactataaaactaaacGTGTCAATATTATAGGTAACTAGACGTAactatataatcaaacaaatctttattatgtgttgggtcttctaaataataaaatctgacaattttttttataaatattctactatattcaccaaaaaaaaaaagacgcaaaattataacaaacaataaaaaaaatgcatagatatggataataaatgcataaatatagtgataagaggaaaagaaaaaaaaacgaaatgttCAGGAAAAGtcatgaaaaactaaaattctaaacaaaattgaacttatgtgaaaaattgaaattaataaccaaaattttaggaaaatgtttgatcaaattttcaaaatgagtgtatgtttagtctaaaaaattaaaaaatgagacgcctatatcaaaacgccttttttttatatagagaataagacaaaaagaagaGTGTGAGAGGAGAGAATGGAAGGGTATGGTAAtagaaggggagagaatcctactccgtgTGGATAACACCATCCTAATTATAAGCTACAATGGCTAATAAAACTGTGCCAGATATATGCATGCATCTGGAAAGCTCTATCAGCAAGTGAAAAATGTtacattttcagatttccaaaGATTTTGTGCACCAGATTCAAAGATTGCTCCTGAAAAATGTTGAACTAGCTGGAGGCATCATAATTTGTGCTAAGCAGGCCAATCAAGTAGAAAAACTCAAAGCCCTTGACCTAATTGTGCTTTTATTTCTGCTCTGTAGAGAAATATTCAAAACCACTAGATGAATGTGTAAAACATGTCACGATTATGACTCAATTACTTACACAAAAGCAAGCACCTACCTTGTCGGGTGCCGTTCGTACTAATATTGGTCTCAAAGGGCTCATTAGCTAAAGCATGCATTCCAAAGTTCACATGAACAAATCTTTGTTCGACCAAAAGGTCAAGCAGTACACTACATTAGCAGTAGTACTTGATatctttgaatttttaattcttttcatcttcttttttttatttttttattttttatttatcaaaattCTTTTCATCTTTACTTGAAGGGAAAAAGTGCAACAAGAAGACCATCATTGTTTTCTCTGGGTTCATGCATGCattgatattctttttcaccATATCTGCAGTCGGTTCACTTCAGCTTTTAGTtttgcatatatataaatatatacatacaagcAGTATTGAGAGAAAGAATACAAACGCAGtacaacaaatacaaaaataaatacttTTAACGGCTTGAGTTACAAGATTcttgtatatatacatgtatgcttatatatatttcaataaaAAGTAGGGGGAGATTGTACTTAATTCCTAATTATACCATTCCTAGGTtcgttttgatgtgatttgTTTATAATCACTGACGTAACAATTGATTAATGTTTGGACTTGGTGATTATGCTCTAAGATGTTTAGATCAGGAGTAAGAAGCAAGCAACTTCAGCTTAGCTGTGATCTCACGGATTATATAACATAACAGAAAacggaaaggaaagaaaagagaaaagaatattTAATCAATGATAACTGATGTTTAGTTTGTATTAAATTAATAACTGTCACCACCACAACGAGGGTGATTTTTCTTTGCATGTTTTAAATCATGGGGCAGGAAGGAGTCACGGCTAGTATATGTTAGGTAACACAGCACTATATTCATATAGTCTTGTGTAAGTTATTGTCTTCAATGCCTCTCAATTCGTTTTCCTTCCATATAGTTTTTAGTTCGGGACAAGCTAGCCCACACTATATGTCATGCGATATGCATGCATGGTTTTAGAAGCTTTGGAAGATTACACTAATGGAGGAACCAATTGGTTAAAACATGAGTAGTTGAACATTACACTGATGGCTCATTTACGTAAGTGTAACCGAAGTAGGAGGATTTAGAGTGAGGAGGAATTAAATTAAGGAGGAGTTGAAATGAGGAGTAGTCAGAATCAAATTCCTCTTGAAAAACAATCCAGCAAAAGAGGTCGTTTGCTAGGTAGTGGATAGTGGTGGCTAGCAAAAATGGAATTATAGTAAATATTTAAGGGCataaaaagcaagaaaaatggATTTTGAATTCCTCCATACACTCGGAATTGAAATACCACCTCCTAAAATGAGGAATTGAGTTCCTTATTTTGTGTGGGTCCCACCTTTCTATTTATTCGCCAAATTTAGCAAGCGAAGGCATACCCCGTAATCGGAATTCAAATCCTCGTTTTGATTTTGGTTATGGG encodes the following:
- the LOC137711106 gene encoding uncharacterized protein — translated: MAANPENDERTLHDELSLPVLLADRVIKSAQEAESSKLDCADLAKQVDRLSQMLRSAVRIAAATQSLYDRPVRRIVADVAKNLDRALTLVRKCKHSGVLRQVFSITTTADFRKVSNLLESSIGDMKWLLSVFESDGANLSLPPIASNDPILSWVWSYIATIQMGQLRDRVDAANSLVSLARDNDRNKKIIVDEGGVTPLLKLLKEGSSPDAQIAAASALFHIATDQERVRIIIDLLGINVVVSVLGDSPMRVQVCVVRLVSEMAELDPVAQEELGRGNVIRPLVSLLAMDTVLDDPKVQSCKPSIHNLVQINKQLAVNGLNPNSRLSSFSNHYHSDGSSRGGGHHRKEREREAESNPEVKLELKAGCAKALWKLCKGCLSNSRKVTETKGLICLAKIIEKEAGELQLNCLMTVMEIAVVAESNPDLRRAAFKLNSPAANAILDQLLRVIQEEANQELQIPAIKAIGSLARTFPARETRIVGPLVVRLGSADVDVAIEAAIALGKFVCTENFNCVEHSKTIIEFDGVPSLMRLLRTTDQTSERGHVNCLVLLCYLASHVGNSKALEQARALNTLEGGARYLVAQYPDLRDLLAKAIHNLTLYQAGAHPHRQTFIP